Proteins co-encoded in one Papaver somniferum cultivar HN1 chromosome 5, ASM357369v1, whole genome shotgun sequence genomic window:
- the LOC113281464 gene encoding protein transport protein Sec61 subunit gamma-like isoform X2, with protein sequence MDAIDSVVDPLREFAKDSIRLVKRCHKPDQKEFTKVAFRTAIGFVVMGFVGFFVKLIFIPINNIIVGSG encoded by the exons ATGGACGCAATTGATTCAGTAGTTGATCCATTGAGAGAATTCGCTAAGGACAGTATTCGTCTCGTCAAGAGATGTCACAAACCTGATCAGAAAG AATTCACAAAGGTGGCATTCCGTACTGCTATTGGTTTTGTTGTGATGGGGTTTGTTGGGTTCTTCGTCAAATTGATTTTCATCCCTATCAATAACATCATTGTTGGATCTGGTTAA
- the LOC113281464 gene encoding cilia- and flagella-associated protein 251-like isoform X1, translating to MINIMKSQSNKKKKRWTRRLEEDKSQEIEKVKATKRKKENKKKLDDEQKEKVKKKKKNEEEPSGKRKKKMIIEESEEEEEEDSDEKENKSEEEGEESEEEKVTEEKKESDAKPRNELKGRPRENEVTFKGGLIPLVEMGSFLIQAV from the exons ATGATCAACATAATGAAAAGTCAaagcaacaaaaagaaaaaaagatggacAAGAAGATTAGAAGAAGACAAATCGCAAGAGATTGAAAAAGTTAAAGCAACGAAAAGAAAGAAGGAGAACAAAAAGAAATTAGATGATGAACAGAAAGAAAaggtgaagaaaaagaagaaaaatgaagaggAACCATCAggtaaaagaaagaagaagatgataattgaagaatcagaagaagaggaagaagaagattcagaCGAAAAAGAGAACAAATCAGAGGAGGAGGGAGAAGAATCAGAGGAAGAAAAAGTAACTGAGGAAAAGAAAGAATCAGATGCGAAGCCGCGAAATGAACTCAAAG GTAGGCCAAGGGAGAACGAAGTTACATTCAAAGGAGGTCTCATTCCATTAGTTGAAATGGGGAGTTTTTTAATACAAGCTGTTTGA
- the LOC113278986 gene encoding uncharacterized protein LOC113278986, which produces MTKSFLKDILIDDFRASKKKRAAADVKDLLHLEYGVDLTYNQAYHDFVWYKESIERYNPGSVVKFEYDGVTKQFQRFFVAFEASITGFNNYCHPMLFIDCTFLTGKFKGGLMVACGKTGNQEIYLVAFGIVPCENCESWKWFLTKLKGIISEDRPMTIISNRGTGLLKHVPVIFPNAHHSYCLYHMKGKIPVPKGKSRQTAVKLFEECYTALTKDKFYAAVKSMSNLKLDSVIDWMVNISFQNWAAHAFLGERFGENTSNIAESFNSVIKHDKRLPALELIDCIRAKVMEQNYKKLVEFSKWTAKLT; this is translated from the exons ATGACGAAGTCTTTTCTGAAGGATATCTTAATAGATGATTTTCGAGCATCAAAGAAGAAGCGGGCTGCAGCTGATGTCAAAGATCTGCTCCATCTGGAATATGGTGTTGATCTCACGTATAACCAGGCATACCATG ATTTTGTTTGGTATAAAGAATCAATTGAACGTTATAATCCTGGAAGCGTCGTCAAGTTTGAGTATGATGGTGTAACGAAGCAGTTCCAAAGGTTTTTTGTTGCTTTCGAAGCTTCCATTACTGGTTTCAATAATTACTGTCATCCGATGTTATTTATTGATTGTACTTTTCTCACTGGGAAGTTTAAGGGCGGTCTTATGGTTGCTTGCGGGAAAACTGGTAACCAAG AGATCTATCTAGTTGCATTTGGAATTGTTCCTTGCGAAAATTGTGAGAGTTGGAAATGGTTCTTAACCAAATTGAAGGGTATTATCAGTGAAGATCGTCCGATGACCATCATATCAAATCGTGGAACTGGTCTTTTGAAGCATGTCCCTGTGATCTTTCCAAACGCTCACCATTCCTACTGTTTGTACCACATGAAAGGGAAAATTCCTGTTCCAAAGGGAAAGAGTAGGCAAACTGCTGTGAAGTTGTTTGAAGAGTGCTACACTGCGTTAACAAAGGATAAATTTTATGCTGCTGTAAAGAGTATGAGCAATCTGAAGCTGGATTCAGTTATTGATTGGATGGTAAATATTTCATTCCAGAACTGGGCTGCTCATGCATTTCTAGGAGAAAGATTTGGTGAGAACACATCGAACATTGCTGAGAGTTTTAACAGTGTGATTAAGCATGATAAGCGGCTTCCAGCACTTGAGCTTATCGATTGTATTCGTGCTAAGGTAATGGAGCAGAACTACAAGAAGTTGGTGGAGTTTAGTAAGTGGACTGCAAAGCTTACTTAA